The genomic DNA TCTGTAGTAGAAGTGAGAAGTAAGGACTTTGAAATCTGTGATTGAAAGTCACAATCCAAGTTGTGGACACACTTTGGGAACTTCATAGGAAGGCAGAGTCtcgaggattgggagttcaaaaAAAGACCAAGGTCTCTCAGAATGGCCTTTTGGGTCATGTCGTAAGGTACAAACTACAAATGAAGATCATTTATTAGAAGTACTCTCTTGGCTTCATCTTGTAAGATAAAGATGTCTTGATTTAGAGACTATCCCTTCCTGGGGAGACAGAAGCCTCTACAGTATGGTTTCACTTATGTTTTGCTACATAAAACCATTGTCACTTTTATCTATATTTCTTTCTGATATTAGAAATTGGAGAGATGGTTATTCTACTTGAAGGCACTCCAAGATTTATAAATCAATGAATTAATTGCGTTTGTAATTATAGTTGTCTGGAGTTTGGACATAAACTCAAGGGAGAATTTTTGTGTTTCCCACATTTGCAGGACATGTTCACATCTGCTATGAGTATGTATTTGTGATGAAAATACCCCCCAccactattttgtttgtttttcaagatagggtttgtctgtgtagccctggctgtccttggaactccctctgtagaccagggtggccttgaactcagaaatctgtctgctctgtctcctgagtgctgggattaagggtgtgcaccaccattatCTAgctgaaaataaacacatttaaattttttataaacacattttttaaaggaagccCAAAGCATTGTTCCTTGTATGAAACACGTTTGTGGGATACAGTCTTTATAGCTTTCATCTTCTTTTGTGTTGACATGAACTACAACTAATGTAAGTAAAACTTTTCTGACAATTACAAATTTtaggacatttaaaaaattggaagtcagctgggcattggtggcacacgcctttaatcccagcacttgggaggcagaggcaggcagatctctgtgatttcgagccagcccagtctccagagcaagtgccaggatagactccaaagctacacagagacaccctgtctcgaaaaaccaaaaaaaaaaaaaaaaaaaaaatggaagtcagTGTGGCACTTCCTCAGAaagctgggaatagatctacctcaagatccatcttggagatatacccaaaggatgctcattATATGgtagagacacttgctcaaccatacTCATTGCTACTGTATCCATAATAGCCaggaatggaaacaacctagatgtctttcaacagatgaatggataaagaaaatgtggtgcattcacataatggaatactactcagctgtttaaaaaatgaaaaaataaaattcacaggtaaaatgataggaaaaaattctgagtgaggtaacccaaacccagaaagacaaatgttaccagaatttatttgcttatatgtgggaattagctgttaagtcaataaGCATGGTACAATCTGTAGAACCACAGAGGCTAACTATAGAGTTAAGGACTAAGGGAGGACTaatcagggagagagagggaacagggaaTAAGGAGAGAGACATCTAAAATCAAGGGTTGTctgaggggtagtatggaaataTAGTACAGTAGAAGctttatttacattatatatgAAAGTGATCTGAATGACATCACCAAATAATGTTGGAGAAAGAGCCCCAACGGGCCATCTCTTTTCACCAAATGAcacttccagtaccaggaatagGTTACAGCTAATTGAGTTTTTGGGCAAAGGGATCCTATGGGAATTTCCAAGCAATCCAAGGTGTTCCCAATGCTATAGGTCGATTTCCACAAACTTAAGGTAAGggcccattgctgaagacataaCCTACATAAATCACTGAACATGGAGATATTGAGCTGTTGCCTACATACaaccttcacccctacattctagtgtctttggtatagGAAGGTATTCTACAcattaccaaaggagaaatgtaaacaccaacctaGTTACAAACACTTCACGCTACAATGGTCCTGCCTgaaagatatgctagtgcaatggtgtcATAAACcgtgtgggaataaccaaccaatacATGGTGTGACTTAAAGATCATTCCACCAAATGGAACCATACCCAACGCTGCTTTGGAAACTTAGAGTACAAGACTAGATAGCTCAGGGACATAGGATAAAATCAAATACTGTTCTCCTAAGGAAatgcagcaataaaatgacttctaatgacattcttctatacacatagatcagtgccttgctttgcaatcatcagagaagcttcctcctgcagcagatgggaagaaatacagagactTACAGCCAGACATGGTGCAGAGGGAGAGACCTTGAAATGCTCAGCCCTAAGTGGGTTCTAGCAAATCTCTCCCTGCAGGattcagggaaccctgcagaagagaagatggaaagagtacaagagccagaggagatgaaGACACTAAGAAAGCAAGGGCCTCTAAACACTCAAGACAGatgcacatatgagctcacagagactgcgACAGCATGCAGAGGTCCTGCATGGGTCTGCAGCAGATGGGtccctagagctgaaaggagactTGTCCCAGTACCTAACATGGAAGCTATCTCCAATTCAtaaacacttgcaaatgaaaatttagttttcttgaAGGGagtttcactggggaaacaaactactcctAAGGGTAGACCACATGCCCAGTTTAGGTGGGCAATAGAAAATGAACCCAGCAGCCTATTTGGAGTTTCCTTGTCTTACCATGTCAAATTAGGGctcgctctttctctctctctcctgtctgtctttctttcttttttatttttatcttttatctttaattttttgcttctctctctctctcttaccctccaggtcctttgcatatatattatagctttagttttgtattttaatgtGATTCCTTTGTGTGCAAATGATTGGTCACTGGCTTTCAATGTAGTTTGCTTTCTTCTTAAACTTATGGCACAAGCAATTTGTGAGGCTATGTAATCAGAATTTTGATAGCATTTACTCTATTTTTTGAGACCCagataatgaaatattatttaattctATAGCCAATAAattcaactaaaaataaaacaactatgtCTGATAAAACCTCATTTCGTAGAAAGCCAAGGATACACCacatgtaatatttttcttacaAATTAAGAGAAAAGGTGTGGTGTTATATTACTAGACACAGATAAGAAGGCAATAGTGAACTTTTCTGGATTTAGGAGATAATTGGGATAAAGATTAGAGGAAATTACTGAGACTTGCAGTCCAACCATCACACCACTTGAGAATGAGTTTCTTTGCACAGAACCCTTCTCAGGGCACCCTTGACCTCAGcattcctcaggctgtagatcaAGGGGTTCAGCATGGGGTTGAAAAAACTGTAAAACAGGAAAAGGATCTTCTGCTGCTCCTCGGGGTGCTGAGACTTGGGGGCCATGTACATGACAATGGCACTGCCAAAGAAGAGCCCAACCACACAGAGGTGGGAGGAGCAGGTGGAGAAGGCCTTTCTGCGGCCTTCCCCTGACTGGATCCTCAGGATGGCCACCAGGATGCGTGTGTAGGAGACCAGTACAAAACACAGGGGTCCCACTAATATGAACACACAAGCTGCAAAGATGACGACCTGATTGAGGGTTGTGTCAGCACAGGCCAGCTTGAGGACAGACAGGATTTCACAGAAGAAGTGATTGATTTGATGGGGCCCACAGAAGGGCAGCCTCAGGATGAGGACCAAATGGACCAGAGCCAGGAGGAAGCTAAATATCCAGGAACCAGCAGCCAGGATAGTACACACTCGCCAGCTCATGATGACAGTGTAGTGTAGGGGGTGGCAGATGGCCACAAACCGATCATAGGACATCACCACAAGGAGGACACATTCTGTGTGTGCGAAAGCCAAGAAGAGAAAGGTCTGTGTCATGCAGCCAGCAAAGGAGATGGGCTTGGTCTCATCCAAGAGGTTCACCAGTGTCTGTGGCACAGTGTTGCAGGCATAGGCCATATCGACAATGGCCAGGtgggagaggaagaagtacatgggtgtgtggagtcTGGAGTCCAGGCAGATTATTCCAAGGATGGTCCCGTTCCCCAACAGCGTGAATGtatagaagacagagaaaagtagaaaaaggACGAGATGAATCCTTGGGCCAAGACAGAATCCCAGCAGGATGAACTCTGTGACTAGTGTCtgattttcctccatttctctgtGAAGGAGAGATAGAGAGTACTAGGAGAtgcaattatattaaaatatctgtgtttttttatatttcatcagTATTTTTGGTATAGAATACTTTTGAAATATACTCTTAGAAACTTATTCAAGTAAAGTAATAAAACATCAAATATCAAATTGTTCACCCATCTGCTCAAGTTTCTCTGTTGGCATTCAAGTTTCAGAAGGGAAACATGTCAGCCATTACTGACCTAGAACCATTGACACTGATGTGATTAAGAACTACCAACCTCTATGTACAAAAGTATCATGAAATAGAGTGCTtcagagttcctctctctctctctctctctctctctctctctctctctctctctctctctttatagtgacttttttaaaatttaaattagaaacaagcatgttttacatgtcaatcccagttccctctccctctcctcctcccctgcagaGTTTCCTGTGTGCCACTTTGTTAGTGAGTTACTGGGCCATAAAACAATACTCCAGCTTTTTGGAAGAATAGTGTCagggaaaaaaatagagaatgtAGATTGCATTGCGTGGTAGGAGTCAGATTGTTGCTACAAAATTTTATATagttatttacaaatatttaactTGTAGCTGCAATATAGAGGCTGTTTTTGATTGGCAAGAATAATTGGGGTAGAAGGTGAAGTTCCGCACAGCACATACTTGAAATGCTAGCAAGGAGGAAGTTGGTAGTAGAACTCGTATCCACTTCTGTATGAAGTTATttatctctgtgttttcatttgtctAAAACATACTCTGTCTCCATATAGATGCATGTAAAATGTGTGCCACTGTTTTGATAAATGAGCACAAATCAATGTTTGAGAATTTGGTAACTGGGTCACTGCTTGAGTTATTAATTCACTATACCTATTTTTCTGCACATTGAAAGCAGAGCAGTTAGCGTTCTGTTGAATGGGGTACGGGACTAGACACTGGACGACTCCAGATCCGTGTTCCTATAAACTCCTTGTGCTTTGATGGGGcatgaaaaatttttttttcttgaagatcTAGATCTagaaagcagagaccatggtTCTAGAGCAATAGAACCCCTTTAATACTATAACTTGGAAAGAAATAATAGTTCCTTTACTAATGACAACAGATGATGTCCCTAccttcatagaaacattattgaTAATTTATATTGACTGAACataatctaatatatatatatatatatatatatatatatataaagttccATGAATGACAGGCTGATTTAATATTATGCcagtatttaaaaatttagagTGAAAGGCTGTCTAAATTTAATTATGAAACACATTaggcatagaaaaataaatactggACCACAGTTTTTTATAGCTCCAGACACAGGAAGATGGAAAGGTCAGATGTATTAGCATCCTGTTGGCACTATTGTTTCAGTCTTGGTTTATTCTACAGGAGTGGAGCATTTTGGCCTGTTTTGTATCCCAGACATTTGTTACGTGACAAAtgcattaaaaaagaacaaacaagtaACTTTTGtcttcttattatatatagttcctttaaaaatatagtcTTTAACAATTATGCCAAGTCTGCTCCTTCTTTCTAAAGGAAATAAGCCCTACAACCCAACAAAACTTCTTGTTTGTAACCTGTGTAAAGTAAGATCTTTAACATTTGGTAAGATCAGCTAAATGGTTTGCAATGTGTTAAACACttgaattaatatttatttcatagcTATTTGACATATTTATTACTAATAAAAACAATCATGGAAGCTAATTATCAGGATGTCTGCAAGAACTTCCCACTGATACATATTTCAGCTGCAAATGTAAATTTCAGGTACTGAGATGTACATAAATCTACAAATGTGTGATTTCAAAATTTAGAAGT from Cricetulus griseus strain 17A/GY chromosome 1 unlocalized genomic scaffold, alternate assembly CriGri-PICRH-1.0 chr1_0, whole genome shotgun sequence includes the following:
- the LOC100756155 gene encoding olfactory receptor 2A1/2A42 codes for the protein MEENQTLVTEFILLGFCLGPRIHLVLFLLFSVFYTFTLLGNGTILGIICLDSRLHTPMYFFLSHLAIVDMAYACNTVPQTLVNLLDETKPISFAGCMTQTFLFLAFAHTECVLLVVMSYDRFVAICHPLHYTVIMSWRVCTILAAGSWIFSFLLALVHLVLILRLPFCGPHQINHFFCEILSVLKLACADTTLNQVVIFAACVFILVGPLCFVLVSYTRILVAILRIQSGEGRRKAFSTCSSHLCVVGLFFGSAIVMYMAPKSQHPEEQQKILFLFYSFFNPMLNPLIYSLRNAEVKGALRRVLCKETHSQVV